The DNA window AGATTATTCATCTGCATCTTATCTTTTAGCTGCAATAGCTATTTTGGGTGGAGAAGCTAAAATTTTTAACTTATTTAAAGATTCAAAACAGGGAGATAAAGTTATTCTAGATATCATCAGGGATATGGGAGCAGACATTGAGGTTCATGAGGATTATGTTAAAATATCTTCGGATGGTAATCTAAAAGCTATTGATGTTAATTTAAGTGACTCTCCTGACTTGCTTATTACTGTTGCTGTACTAGCCAGTTTGGCTGAAGGAACTTCTAAAATTACTGGAGTGGCACATGCAAGAGTTAAAGAAACAGATAGGATAGCTACAACATGTAGTGAACTTAAGAAATTAAACTGTAATGTAGTTGAGCATGAAGATGGAATGACTATTGAAGGTGGAATATCTTCAGGTGTTGTGGATTCTCATGGTGATCACAGGTTGGCTATGGCATTTTCACTAGCTGGATTAAAGGAAGATGTTGAAATCACCAATGGGGAAGTCTTTGATGTGTCTTTTCCAAATTTTATAGGTGCTATGGCAGAATTGGGTATTGAATTGGAGTTAAATTGAGGCTATAATATGTCTGATTATTCAAAAGAGGAAAAATCACTTTTAATAGTTGAAAAACTTAATGAAGTCTTTGATGTAAGGGTTTTTGAGGATAAAGATCCTTATAGGGTACTTGTTAGAACAATTTTATCTCAGAGAACACGGGATGAGAATACAGACCAGGCAACAAATAACCTTTTTTCCAAATATAAAGATATTTATGAAGTGGCTGATGCACCAACTGAAGATGTTGAAGAACTTATTAGATGTTCTGGTTTTTATAGAGTTAAAGCAGGAAGAATTAAAGAAGTTTCAAGGATATTAATCGATCAGTATGGTGGAGAAGTTCCTAATAATATGAAAGAGTTGTTGGAGCTTCCAGGAGTTGGACGTAAAACTGCTAATTGTGTTTTAGTATATGCATTTGAAGAGCCAGCTATTCCTGTAGATACTCATGTTCATAGAATTTCTAATAGATTGGGACTTGTAAATACTAAAGATCCTGAGGACACTGAAAAGGAATTGGATAATTTTGTTCCTGAGGATATTAAAATTCTTTTAAATGATTTAATGGTTCAATTTGGTCAAAATATTTGCAAACCAATATCTCCTCAATGTGAAATCTGCCCATTAGATGAGCTATGTGATAAGAATATTTAATGCTAAAAGTTTTATACTATTAAAACAAATGTATCTTATACTTAAATTGATTATTTTTAGCTTTTAAAATTAATTTTTATAGGTGATTATATGAAACCACCATGTGAATTAGTAGTATGGTATGTTTTACCTGCAATACGCTCTGAATTAGCTAAATCATTGCTTTCTTTAGGTATGAAACAAAAAGATGTTTCTGAACTTATGGATATTACTCAACCAGCTGTATCTCAGTATATAACTGATAAAAGAGGGTCTGGAATAAAATTTAATGATGAAGTTAATTCATTAATTAATGATTTTGCATCTGAGCTTTATTCTGGTGAAGCTAAAAAATCAGATATTATTAGTAAAACCTGTTTTATATGTAAGCAGATTAAAACTAGTGATATTATAGAACAATTAAATATTGACAAGTCTGAATTAGGTGATGACTGTAAGGCTTGTATTGATTCTGAGAATTTATAATCTTTAAAAAAAGTAATTTAAAGGAGATTATAAGTTTTCTCCTATTTTTTTAATTTCAGCTATTGCATCAGCAAGGTCTTCTTTATCTCCTTTTCCAGTAGTTCCTTTAGCTACTACAGATCCAATAACTTCCATTCCCATGTATCCAAATGGCATTCCAGCTAATCCATCAACATAACCTTGGAAAGCATCAGTTGGGTTTGCTTGGGTTGCAATAACAATTACTTTAGTTCCTTCTAAGCTTTTATCTGAATTTTGAGAGATTTGGTAGAATCTGTCAACAAAGGTTTTTGCTTGTGCAGTCATTTGACCATAGTAAATAGGTGTTGCAAAAACAAGTAAGTCTGCTTCTTGTAATTCATCCATAGCTTTGTTTAAATCATCGTCTCTAACACAGTCTCCTTTTTGACATCCAAGACATGCTTTACAGAAGTTAATATTAGATTCTTCTAAAAAGTAGTTACTTACTTCACCATCAATTTCAGCTATTAATTCGTTAATTAAAGTTTCACAGTTTCCACCTTTTCTAGGACTTCCATTTATTACAACAGTTTTCATATTTAACTACTCTCCTTGTTTTTATACATTACTATTTGATTTTTATGTTATATATATAATTTCCATATTGATATTTAAATTAAAATAGTTTTTTTAGATTAAATCATATAACTAATATGTATTAGATGCTCAATTTGATTTAAAGGATTAAGTGATTAAAGTGATATATAAAAAAACATATGATTCTCCGTTAGGTATTATTAATATGAGAAGTGATGGTGAGTATTTAACTGGTTTATGGTTTGATGGTTCAAGAGATGATAAAAAACACAATTATCAGGGTGTTTTTAAAGATTTAGATATATTTGATGAAACTATAGATTGGTTAAATAGCTATTTTGATGGTAATAATCCAGATTTCACACCAAAATATAAATTGGAAAATTTAACACCCTTTAGAGAGGAAGTTTTTGATATAATGAATAAAATTCCATATGGTGAGGTTATTACATATAATGATATTGCCTGTGAAGTAGCTAGTAAAAGAGGGATAAAGAAAATGTCTGCTCAGGCTGTTGGTGGAGCAGTAGGTTGGAATCCAATTTGCATTATCATTCCATGCCATAGAGTTGTTGGTTCAAATGGTAGCTTAACAGGTTATGGTGGTGGAATTGAAAATAAGATAGGGCTTTTAAAATTAGAAGGAATTGATTTATCTAAATTTTCTATTCCTAAAAAAGGGAATGCATTATAAGGAGATTAATTTTATAGGTTTAAAATCTTGCTGTACTCATATCTCCCATTGTAAACTGGGATTTTTGAGAGCCCACTATATCTCCTGTAGGGTTAATCACTTCAATTTGAATATCTGTGACATTAGCTAGTTCTTTTGTTGTATAGGAACCTGTAACATCAAAGGTACCATCATCATATTTGTATATATAAGCTTCTACAGCTGTTATGACTTCAGAACCATTATAAAAAGTTATTTTAGCATCATATTCCTCTAAATCCATACTTAAATCTGAAGGATAGATGTTAGCATTTACATAGTACCAGTATTCTAGGTTTCCAGTTTCAGTAAGATTAGCTGTTGTGTAATTTACTTCATTTGTGGCATAAGATTCTGTTTGAGTTACACTGATTGTAACTTTTTCTACAACATCACTTCCACTTGGCATAAAACTCATTGCAGCTATTATAATAATTAAACCAATAGCTATTAATCCTACAATTCCTACAGTTTTAGTATTTACTCCTGAATCAGGTTTTGAGGATTGTTTATTTGTTGGATCAATTTTTATTTTTTTAGAATTATTTTTAGTGCTTTTTGAGTTGTTATTTTCCTTTGAAAAAGGTGTTGCTTCTATTTTATCCTTTGAATTAATCTCTGTTAATGAACAACCACACTTTGTGCAAAATTTAGCTATGTCTTCTAATTGAGCACCGCATTTTGGACATTTTTTACTCATATTAATTCACTATTGGATAATATTGATTTTAATAGTATATACTTGTTATTAAATAGTTATGATTTAACAAAAGAAGTGATTAATTTAAAGTGTATTGATTTAATAAAAAAAAAGAAAAAAAGAAGGGAGTTTAGTTACTCCAAAGACCATGGAGGTTACATAAAGCTTTTGCAACAACATCATCTGCAGCATCTACAATGAAAGTTGCTTTAGGTTCATCTCCAGGTTTTAATTGTTTGAGATATTTTTCATCCCCAACAGTTAATTCGATAAATTGGATGTAGTGATCATCATCCATTGGGTGTTGTACTTCTCCAACACATACAGTTACTTTGTCTCCGTCAATTTCAACTACTGGAGCATGTTTAGGTGCTTTTTCTCCTTCTGTTTGGATTTCCATTAAGTCCATAGCTTGTCCACAGCAGGTAAGTTCTCCTGCTCCATTTTCAACTACTTCAACAAAGTTTCCACATACATTACATTTATAAAATTCACCAATGTTAGTCATATATAACACAACCTATTAATTTTATTAATTAACAATAGTATTTAAAAACTATATAATTATTTCGTTTATTTTAAAACAATTTATTTAATGTTATAAAATTAAATGAATATTTTTCCTTTATTTTAACAAATATTGATTTTAAGTTGATATTTTTATAAATAATTATTATAATTTATTTATTTTTTAATTTAAACCTTATTTTGTTATTTTTTATATTTTTTCATATAGCAACTATTTAATATATGAAATATAAATAATGATATTGTGAAAAAAGAAATAAAAAAGCTAATTTTTATTTTTGTTTTACTGTTAACAGTGATGGTAAGTGGATGTATTAATGGTCCAGTGTATGTAATTAATAATGAGATATCTTCTATTGAAAATGCTATAAATGGAGGTAACTCTTATTATAATGAATCTGTTGACCTTATGAATAATAATAACTATTCAAATGCACTTAGTAAAGCCAAATTAGCCACTGTTGAATATGATAATGCTTTAAAGAGTTTGCTTGAGATTAAAAGTAATTATAGTGAAACTATAGAAGAGGTGCAGGTGGATTATATTGATTTGCTGTATAGTGAAGTTTCCCTAAAAAGTGATGCTAATAATAATCTAATTACTGCTATTGATTATTATAATAATGGTGATGATGAATTAGGTAATGAATATGCATCTAAAGCAAATGATTTAATGAGTCAAGCTGTAGATTTAAAAAATTCAAGAGATAATTTAGTGAATAATAATCCTGATTACTTTAATTTAATTTAAAAGCTATTTAAGAGGTTTTAAACTTGATGATTGATTGCCCGAAATGTAAAGGTAAATGTTCTGTCATTGTTGATTATAAAGAATGTGAAAACTGTGGTGGAACTGGTTATGTTGATTCTTTTGATGTGGGAAGTCATTTTAAAGGAGTAAATAGTAATGCACGTGCAAAATTTGATTTAAGTGCAGATCAAGACATCCCATGTGAAATTTGTAATGGAAAAGGCCAAATTAAAGTTTTTGAAGACTGTGATTATTGTAATGGAAAAGGTCGTGTAAATGTTTGTAGAAGATGTGGAAAAAGAATTAACACTAAATATGACCACTGTAAAGACTGCTATGATAAGATTAAGGAGGAAAAAATGAATAAAGAAAATGAAGTACAAAGGCGCCTTAATGAAGAAAAAGAAGTTTATGTATTGGATCCTTTATGTGAAATGAGTGACATGGATAAAGATTGTTTATATAAAGGAAAAATCACTCGTGTAGAAAAATATGGTGCTTTTGTAACCTTAAATAATAATGTATGGGGTCTTATGAGGTGTAATACTTCAAATTATAATGTTGGAGATGAAGTAATTACAAGAATCACATCAATTAAATCAAGGGAAAGAAAAATTGACATGGCTCCAGCTAAAGTTAATAATTATAAGATTAAAAAATTAACTAAATCTATTAACAGGACTCTTATTGAAGAGCTTGAAAATAAAATGGGTAAATTAGTTCGTATTGATGGTGAAGTTTTACAGGTTCAACAGACTTCTGGTCCAACAATTTTCACAATAACTGATGAAACAGGTGTTACTGCAGTAGCTGCTTTTGATGAAGCAGGAGTAAGGGCATATCCTGATGTTGATGTTGGAGATGTTATAGAAGTTATTGGTGATGTAAATCAGCATGACGGTAAAACTCAAATTGAAAATCAGTCTTTAACTAAATTGGAAGGACATGAAGAAGAAAAACTCAAAATATTAATTGATGAAGCTTTAAATAAAAGAGCTGAACCTGAAGATGTTGATTTCTTAGTTAAAAGTGATGTATTAAACAGACTTAAACCTAAGATGAGAGAAGCTGCTCAAAAAATAAGAAGAGCTATTTTAGATGGTAGATCTATTCTTGTTAGACATCATGCAGATGCTGATGGTATCTGTGCAGGAGTAGCTATGGAAAAAGCTTTAATTCCATTAATTGAAGAAGTAAATCCAAATAATGATGCTCAATACTACTATTTCAAAAGATCTCCAAGTAAAGCACCTTTCTATGAACTGGAAGATGTTGTTAAGGACTTATCTTTTGCTTTAGAAGATCAGGAAAGACATGGTCAGAAATTACCATTAATTGTTCTTTTAGATAATGGTTCAACAGAAGAGGATATAACTGCTTTAATGCAGGCAAAAATCTATGATATTGAAATCGTTGTAATTGACCATCACTTCCCAGGAGAACTAATCACTAAAGAGGAAAAAGATGGAGAAATCATTGGAGGAACTGTTGAAGTAGATGAATATGTAGATACTCATGTTAACCCTTATTTAGTTGGAGGAGACTCTCAGTTAACTGCTGGTGCATTAGCTACTGAAGTTGCTCATATAATCAACCCTGATGTTAAAGATTTAATCATACATCTTCCAGCAATAGCTGCATTAGGTGACCATGCAGAATCTGGTGAAGTATATCAATATATTGAACTAGCTGAGAAGAAAGGCTTTAATAAAGAAGGGTTAGCTATTATAGCTGAATGTGTTGACTTTGAAGCATATTTCCTTAGATTTATGAATGGTAGAGGAATAATGGATACTATTTTAGCGGTTGATAATATTGACAAGCATGAAAAAATGGTAAATGCACTTTATAAGGAATATCAAAAAAGAGTAAACACTCAACTTAAAGCAGCACTTCCTAATATTGAGAAGATGCAGTTTGATAATGGAATTTACTTTAATATTATGGATGTTGAAAAGTACGCTCATAAATTTACATTCCCTGCTCCAGGTAAAACATGTGGATTTGTCCATGATAAAATTGTAAAAGAAATTGGTGAGGATAAACCTATTGTAACTCTTGGACATGGTCCTGATTTTGGTGTAATCAGAGCTACTGATGCTGTTAATGAACAGTTTGGATTTAGTGTAAATACTATTGTAGATAATTTGGCTGAAAGAATTCCTTCTGCAGGTATTGATGGTGGAGGCCATGAATGTGCAGGATCTATAAAGTATGTTGAAGGACTTGGTGAGGAAGTACTATCTGAATTTACTAATGAAGTTAAATCAATGAATAAACTTTAACTTCTTTTTTAATTAATTAAAAAAGGTTATTCTATGAAAATCTGTTCTAGATGTGGAAGTGAAAATGAAGATTATGTTAAATTCTGTGTACAGTGTGGAAAATCCTTTGATAACACAGATAATCATTTTGAAGTAGTGGAAGAACCTTCATTAATTAAAAAGATATTTTATAAATTTGATGAGGAAAAACATAAGTATAGAATTGCTAAAATTAAATCATTTTTAGTTGTTGAAGCAGTAGCTATTTTCATATGGGCATTTAATGACTTATGGTTTTATATTGATTCATCAAAAGGAGATATATTTGTAAGTTTAATTGCTGCTCTATGTATAGTAGTTATATTTATCATACCTTCTGCAGTTGGACTTTTTATAATAAAGAAAATTTATCAATTTTTACAGTCTCATAGTTGATTTTAATGGTTTTAAGAAATTATTGTGTGGAATGTGGTTCAAGGATTCATCTAGGTGAAGATACCTGCAGTAGCTGTGGTGCTGAAACAGGTTTGAAAAAATATGATAATCCAGCTATTTTCACACCTCCTCTCTATGATGTTGGATTTTTTAATTTTGATATTGATTTTTCACCATTTATTAAAAGACCTGGTGTTAAGTTTAACTATAAACTTTGTTCATGTGGTTTTTTAAATGAAATTTCAAATAAGCATTGTTTTAACTGTGGAGAAAACCTTAAAAAAAGTAAATTTGACAAATTAAGAATTAAAAGAAAGGTTAAAAAGAAAATAAAAACAATTCGCTGTGAATGTGGTGCTTTAAATGATAATGGAAGTTATTACTGTTATAACTGTGGAAGAAGTTTAAGCAGTGGCAGTCCATATTCAAATAGTGTAATTAAATGTAAATGTGGAGCTATTAATTCAAGTGAAAATTTATACTGTGAAATTTGTGGAATGAGACTTTCTGATGATGAAAGAATTGTTGAAGAAGATTTAAAAAGTAATTTTAACTTGAAGTATAATGATTCAGTATTCTGTTTTTGTGGTGAAGAAAATAGGATTGGGGATGCTTATTGTAATAGTTGTGGAGCCCCTCTTTTAAATATAGGTACTTCTTCAAATAATATACAGATACTTTGTGATTGCTCTACATTAAACAGCATTAATGATATGTTCTGTATTAATTGTGGGAAAGAATTAAATAAAGAGCAGCAATCTTTAATCTGTATTTGCGGTACTAAAAATCCTTTAAATGTAAAAGTTTGTCAGAAATGTGGCAGACCATTAAATCCTCATAGAATTATTAAATCAAAAATCGTCTGTACCTGTGGTGCTATTTTAGACTATAATAGTGATTACTGTTTAAATTGTGGAAAATCTATTAAGTTTAATAGAAATATGGGTAAAGTTTCAAATTTTATTAAAGATATTTTTAAATGATTAATATGAAAATCTGTGATATTTGCGGTACATATAACTCTAAAGAGAATAAATATTGTTTTCATTGCGGTAACAAATTATTAAAGGATAATATTTGTCCTCTTTGCGCTACATTAAATGAGGATGAGGCAACTATCTGTAGTAACTGCGGTTCTCCGTTAAGTACATTCACTATTGAGAGTTTTGATATATTATTCTCAGATTATTATAGGGAACAATTAGCTAACTTCGATTTATCAGTTATGGAATATTACTCTATTCTAAACAATATCTTTAATAAACAGGCATTTACACCTATTGTGGGCACTACAGCCAAAGATAAAGTCTTAGATATTGCCAGTAAATTTGCAAAGTGCAAGACTAAGTCTAGAGGTGTTGAATTTGGAGCTAATATGGGCACTACCCTGGAATATGATGATAGGTTAGATGATTCTGTTCAAATAGCTACTATAATTCATGAATTAGCTCACTGTCTATTGTTTAAAATTATCTTAAATGTTTTATGTGAAGCATTTGATGTAAAAACTTCTAAAACCTTGGAAAGTTTTGTCTGGTTCTTCTTAACATTTGGAGAACTTGAAATAATGTTTGAATATTGTGCCCATACTGTAGAAGGCAGATTTATTCCTTATGGATATCAGAATTACGGATCTTTCAATAATCTAGTTAGGCAGTCTGATATTAGTGAAGACAATTTAGAACTAGCTATTATTTTAGGAAATAGTTTTGCAAATGAGATTATTGTTTATCTTGAAAAATATATTGATGATGATTTAAGAAATCTCATTAAAATTCAGTATAAAAAAGATTCAACAGTTCCCAAATTTGATTCGATAGAATTAGAAACAAATCAATGCTTAGATTTAGATTTAAAAAATAAGCAATTGATTCAATTATTAAATGTTATTTTTGATGAAGCCACCTTAAGTAGAAATCGGGATGAGTTAATGTTTATTAAGGAGGGGCTAGAAAACTTTTAGTTTATTCTTTGTCTTCCCCATCATTATCCTTAATATTGTCTAGTACTTCTTTTCCAGTGCTAGTTAAACGGTATAATCTACCTTTTCTAGCTTCTTCGTTGATGCACTCAACAATTTCTTTTCCTTTAAGCTCACTTAAAACTTTGGAGATATGATTAGTTCTTATACCACTATCTTTTGCAATTTTGGTAGGTATTTTTACATTTTCTCCTATTGATTTCACAGTTTTTTCCCTATATTTGGAAATTTTCACATATGAAACAAGTTTTAGAAGCTCATCTCCTTCATTAACCATGATTATAATTCTCTTTCTTTTAATATAAAACTGTTTTCAATATTATTGTTTCATGTTAAACACAATTTATTTAATAAAAAATATAATTATGTTAATTTTTTACAATAATATTTTATTGTTTTTTTAATTATTTTCAAAGAATATTAATATTTTTTAATATAAATATTTTTCTTCTTGCTTCTTTTTTTATAGTATCTTTTTTATTGTTATGTATGTTATATATTTTTATTAGTTAACTTAAAATATAATATTTTATAGATAATTTATTATATATGTCCTTTTTAAATATAAATATGTTGGTATAATGAAGTGTAATTATTGTGGTTATGAGATGAGTGAGTTCTCAAAATTTTGTTCTAATTGTGGCATGCCCATATTAGAAAATCAAAAAGAAGAACTTGAAGATGATGAAGATCTTCCAGAATCTATTAATTATATTTTATTTGGTTTAATTATTGTAATTATAATGTTATCAGCTATTATTAGCTATTTTATTATATATAATTAAATTTACACTTTATTTTTCAATTGAATTTTTATTATATTAAATTGGGAGGTATTTAATGTTTTGTCCTAAGTGTGGTAAAGCAATTAAAGATGATGCGAAGTTTTGTAAGTACTGTGGTACGCAAGTTAGTAAAAATAATCAATCAGTTAATGTTAAATCAGATACTTCCTCTGACTCTAAAAATAACAGTAATACTAAAATTTTAGCAGTTGCTATTGTTGTTGCAGCTATTGTTCTTGTTGCATTAGTTTTCACTGCTTTAAGTCTCACTTCAGATAATGGTGGGGATGATGCAAAAGCTGTTGAAGCTAATAAAGAATCGTCTGTTGCTGTGACTTCTTCCAGTTCTCAGAGTTCATCTGCAAGTGCTGAAAAGTCATGGGTTTCTGTTGGTTCATTTTCAGGCTCAGGATCAGGTTCTCAGACAATAAGTGTTCCATCAGGTGAGATAAGAATTGACATAAGTGCATTTCCAATTAAAAACTATGCTACTAATCATTTGTATTTAACAGGGTCTAATGGTGAATCTGCTGGTGTTGATTGGGGTTCAACAAGTGCTGTTGCATCAAAATCTGATTCCCTGTCTTTCACATCTTCATCAACCACTACATTTACAATTGATTATTTTGAAACTGAAAGTTGGAGTGTTGAGGTTTATAAATATCAATGAGGTTAAAAGATAATGTTTTGTCCAAAATGTGGAAAGAAAATCCCGGATGATGCAAAATTTTGTAAATTTTGTGGTAATGAAATAAAGAAAAATAAGGGGCATGGTAGAAGTCGTATTGTAAAAAAAGATAATGATAAAAAAGATGAAAAGACATCCCCTGTTTTAATTGGTGCAGTTGTTGTTGCAGCTATTGTTTTAGTAGTTTTAGTTGTACTAGCTATGGGTGTTTTAAATAGTGATGATAGTTCAAATGGCAGTTCAAATAGTAATGTATTTGGAATTAGCCAATCAAGTAGTGGACAAGTAGCTGAAGATACAGTTCAATCTGTTTCACTTTCTGCATTTCCAGTTTCAGAAGCTCCAAATTTAGCACAAGCTTTGTCTGAACAAGGTTATCCAAGTTCAATTAACTTTAAATCTGTTACTTTGGATACTTCTCAATGTTTGTACATTTTAACAAAATCTATTGTTGAGATAAATTCAGGTAATACTGGAGGAACAATTAGTGTTGGAAATCCTGCTTATGCACCGTCTCCAAGTGGAGCAGATATTACCCAAACAATTTCTATTCATGAATATGTAGACATTTGTGGTCGTTTTTCATCATGGATTGAATCAAATGGTCAGGTTCCAAATTATGTTGGTATTTATACTGGTGGAGTTCCTGATATTTCACCATTAAATATGCTACGTATAGCTTCTGATATTTTAATAGATTATAAAAATACTGGTCAGCTACCTGAAACTGCAGTTGTTTAGATTCTTATGAAAAATAATAAAATTTTGTTAATAATTTTAGTTGTGATTATAGCTTTGATTGCAGTTTTTGCAGCAGCTATGCTCACAAACAATTCCCAGTCTGTTGCATCTGTACAACAGCAGAATAGTAATATTAACACTAATCTGCCGGACAATGTTTTAGGTGAAGAAAGTTATGGTTCTGTTAAAATTTCAGGACCTTTTGGTAATCCAAATTCCAATATTAAAATAGGTTATGTTGTTGGTCTTCATCCTTTGGAAAATCAGGCTCACAGTGCATTTTTAAATGAGTTTTACGATGAAAGTGATGATTTAGATTATGCATATTACTTATATGAGATAAATGTCACCCAAAATAGAGATGATTATGATAGCGGAAGAATGAATGGCCAGTTACTTGCTCAAAACTATATTGTGCCTGATGCAATTGATAAAAATCTTTCATTAGTTGTAGATGTTCATTCAAATCAAGGTAATTGGGATGAAAATCAATTTATTTTCTCTCCAAATCAAATGGATATCTCTAAAGATTATGCTAATCAGGTTGTAAGGGATATTGGATTTTCTACATACTATATTCCTCCAAACCCTACAAGTACTGATTATTTAACATTACCTTTAATTGAAGGTGGTGTTCCGGCATTTATCTATGAAGAATTTGACCGAAATTCTTTTGAATTGATGGAAGATCATATGGATGAATTAATTGAAGCTGTAGATTCTCTACGCTTCTAAACTTTTTTTTTTTAAAAATCATAAATTTAATAGATAATAAAATATATATTTCTAATTAATGTTTTTTGATTTGAATATTAAGGGAAATACTTTTGAAAATAATCTTGAATTAGCTATTGAAGCTAAAAAATATGGTTGGAATCATATTAATTTTTCATATAATCAGGATAACTTTAAAAACTCTTTAGAATTTAGGGATGATTTAAAAGAAGAGTTAACTGATGTTATTTCTATAGATTACACTTTGGAAATTAAACCTAAGAATGTTAATGAAATTAGAAAAATTTCAAAAAAATTTAGGGATAAAGTAAACTGTATTTCTGTTGTTGGTGGAGATTTAAAAATCAATAGGGCAGTTTGTGAGAATATTCAGCTTGATGTACTCTCAAGGCCTTATCTTAAGAGAAAAGATTCTGGTTTAAATCAAGTATTGGCAAAAGAAGCTTTTAGGAATAATGTAGCTGTCGAGCTTGTTTTTAAAGATATCTTAAATAGCTATCTCTCACATAGGGCTAAAATCATTTCTAATTTTAAAGATATCTACATTTTACATAGGAAATTTAATTTCCCATTAATATTATCCTCCAGGGCTAAGGATATTTTTGATATTCGCTCTGTTAATGATTTTAAAGCTTTTTTCATAGCTACTGGTCTTAGTGAAGATGAAGTTTTAAAAGCTATGGCTTATCCCAAAGAAATTCTTGATTATAATAGGGATAGGAAAAATTTACTGTTTAAAGGTGTGAGGGTGGTTAATAATGAAGCTTAAAGTATTGCCTCCTACTCTCAGAAAAAATAATCGCTATTTAACTGTTGATATTAAGGTTAAAGGTGATTTAAATAAGGATGAATTTGTTGGATTGATATGGGATGGATGTATCCGTTTTTGGGGTGAGTTAACAACATCTAATTTTAATTTATGGGTTATGCGCTTTTATGAAATTGAAAAAAATGAGGAGTATAACTATTATAAGGCAGTTATCAGATGTCAAAGAGGTTTTGAAGATAATGTAAGGGCTGCTTTATGTTGTGTTTCTAAATATAATTCTAAAAAAGTAGCTATTAATGTAATTGGTTTGTCTGGAACTATAAAAGCGTCGGTAAATAAATTTGTTTAGGATTTTTCTTATAAAAATATTTTAGTTACTAATGGTTATTTTAAAATAGAAAACTTTATTAATATATAATAATATATAATTTACTGAAT is part of the Methanobrevibacter woesei genome and encodes:
- a CDS encoding Rpp14/Pop5 family protein; translated protein: MKLKVLPPTLRKNNRYLTVDIKVKGDLNKDEFVGLIWDGCIRFWGELTTSNFNLWVMRFYEIEKNEEYNYYKAVIRCQRGFEDNVRAALCCVSKYNSKKVAINVIGLSGTIKASVNKFV
- the rnp3 gene encoding ribonuclease P protein component 3, encoding MNIKGNTFENNLELAIEAKKYGWNHINFSYNQDNFKNSLEFRDDLKEELTDVISIDYTLEIKPKNVNEIRKISKKFRDKVNCISVVGGDLKINRAVCENIQLDVLSRPYLKRKDSGLNQVLAKEAFRNNVAVELVFKDILNSYLSHRAKIISNFKDIYILHRKFNFPLILSSRAKDIFDIRSVNDFKAFFIATGLSEDEVLKAMAYPKEILDYNRDRKNLLFKGVRVVNNEA